In Streptomyces nodosus, one DNA window encodes the following:
- the pyk gene encoding pyruvate kinase, giving the protein MRRSKIVCTLGPAVDSHEMLVALIEAGMNVARFNFSHGTHEEHQGRYDRVRAASAETGKAIGVLADLQGPKIRLETFAEGPVELVRGDEFTITVEDVPGDKHICGTTYKGLPGDVSKGDQILINDGNVELKVLDVEGPRVRTIVIEGGVISDHKGINLPGAAVNVPALSEKDVEDLRFALRMGCDMVALSFVRDADDVKDVHRVMDEEGRRVPVIAKVEKPQAVANMEDVVMAFDSVMVARGDLAVEYPLEKVPMVQKRLIELCRRNAKPVIVATQMMESMITNSRPTRAEASDVANAILDGADAVMLSAESSVGAYPIETVKTMSKIVVAAEEELLAKGLQPLVPGKKPRTQGGSVARAACEIADFLGGKGLVAFTKSGDTARRLSRYRACQPILAFTTDESTRNQLTLSWGVESHVVPFVNSTDEMVELVDQELVKLKRFNDGDIVIITAGSPPGVPGTTNMVRVHHLGEDHHG; this is encoded by the coding sequence ATGCGCCGTTCGAAAATCGTCTGTACTCTCGGCCCCGCGGTCGACTCCCACGAGATGCTCGTCGCGCTGATCGAAGCCGGCATGAATGTGGCCCGCTTCAACTTCAGCCACGGCACGCACGAAGAGCACCAGGGGCGGTACGACCGCGTCCGGGCCGCCTCCGCCGAGACCGGCAAGGCCATCGGCGTCCTCGCGGACCTCCAGGGCCCGAAGATCCGTCTGGAGACCTTCGCGGAGGGTCCGGTCGAGCTGGTGCGCGGTGACGAGTTCACCATCACCGTCGAGGACGTGCCGGGCGACAAGCACATCTGCGGGACGACCTACAAGGGCCTGCCCGGCGATGTCTCCAAGGGCGACCAGATCCTGATCAACGACGGCAACGTCGAGCTGAAGGTTCTGGACGTCGAGGGCCCCCGGGTCCGGACGATCGTCATCGAGGGCGGCGTCATCTCCGACCACAAGGGCATCAATCTGCCCGGCGCGGCGGTGAATGTCCCGGCGCTGTCCGAGAAGGACGTCGAGGACCTGCGGTTCGCGCTGCGCATGGGCTGCGACATGGTCGCGCTCTCCTTCGTGCGGGACGCCGACGACGTCAAGGACGTGCACCGCGTCATGGACGAGGAGGGCCGTCGCGTCCCGGTCATCGCCAAGGTGGAGAAGCCGCAGGCGGTGGCGAACATGGAGGACGTCGTGATGGCGTTCGACAGCGTGATGGTCGCCCGCGGCGACCTGGCCGTCGAGTACCCGCTCGAAAAGGTCCCGATGGTGCAGAAGCGGCTGATCGAGCTGTGCCGCCGCAACGCCAAGCCGGTGATCGTGGCGACCCAGATGATGGAGTCGATGATCACCAACTCCCGTCCCACCCGCGCCGAGGCCTCCGACGTGGCCAACGCCATCCTGGACGGTGCGGACGCGGTGATGCTGTCGGCCGAGTCGAGCGTCGGCGCCTATCCGATCGAGACGGTCAAGACGATGTCGAAGATCGTGGTCGCGGCCGAGGAGGAGCTGCTCGCCAAGGGGCTCCAGCCGCTGGTCCCGGGCAAGAAGCCGCGCACCCAGGGCGGTTCGGTGGCCCGCGCCGCCTGTGAGATCGCGGACTTCCTGGGCGGCAAGGGCCTGGTGGCCTTCACCAAGTCCGGTGACACCGCCCGCCGGCTGTCCCGCTACCGGGCCTGCCAGCCGATCCTGGCGTTCACCACGGACGAGTCCACCCGCAATCAGCTGACCCTGAGCTGGGGCGTGGAGTCGCATGTGGTGCCGTTCGTGAACAGCACCGACGAGATGGTCGAGCTGGTGGACCAGGAGCTGGTGAAGCTCAAGCGGTTCAACGACGGCGACATCGTGATCATCACGGCCGGCTCCCCGCCCGGGGTCCCCGGCACCACCAACATGGTCCGCGTGCACCACCTCGGCGAGGACCACCACGGCTGA
- a CDS encoding acetate kinase gives MTKTRVLVLNSGSSSVKYQLLDMRDSSRLAVGLVERIGEHTSRLSHTAFTARQTREQTGPIADHEAALKAVAEELARDGLGLDSPELAAIGHRVVHGGRTFTEPTVIDDAVLDEIERLIPVAPLHNPANLTGIRTAMALRPDLPQVAVFDTAFHTTMPESAARYAIDVRTADRHRIRRYGFHGTSHAYVSRATAKLLGKAPEDVNVIVLHLGNGASASAVRKGRCVETSMGLTPLEGLVMGTRSGDLDPAVIFHLARVGGMSVDETDTLLNKESGLVGLCGDNDMREIRRRVDEGDEEARLAFDIYVHRLKKYIGAYNAVLGRVDAIAFTAGVGENSAPVREAAVAGLEELGLAVDGDLNAVRSGEPRLISPPGTRVAVAVVPTDEELEIATQTYALVAGTG, from the coding sequence GTGACCAAGACCCGAGTCCTCGTCCTCAACTCCGGCTCCTCGTCGGTGAAGTACCAGCTGCTGGACATGCGGGACAGCAGCCGGCTGGCGGTGGGCCTCGTCGAGCGCATCGGCGAGCACACCTCCCGGCTCAGCCACACGGCGTTCACCGCCCGGCAGACCCGTGAGCAGACCGGGCCGATCGCCGACCACGAGGCCGCCCTCAAGGCCGTCGCCGAGGAACTCGCCCGGGACGGGCTGGGCCTGGACTCCCCGGAACTGGCCGCCATCGGGCACCGTGTGGTGCACGGCGGCCGTACCTTCACCGAGCCCACCGTGATCGACGACGCCGTGCTCGACGAGATCGAGCGGCTGATCCCGGTCGCGCCGCTGCACAACCCGGCCAACCTCACCGGCATCCGCACCGCCATGGCGCTGCGCCCGGACCTGCCGCAGGTCGCGGTCTTCGACACCGCCTTCCACACCACCATGCCGGAGTCCGCGGCACGCTACGCCATCGATGTACGCACGGCGGACCGCCACCGCATCCGGCGCTACGGGTTCCACGGGACCTCGCACGCGTACGTCTCCCGGGCCACCGCGAAGCTGCTGGGCAAGGCCCCGGAGGACGTCAATGTGATCGTGCTGCACCTCGGCAACGGCGCCTCCGCGTCGGCGGTCCGAAAGGGCCGGTGCGTGGAGACCTCCATGGGGCTCACGCCCCTGGAGGGACTGGTGATGGGGACGCGTTCCGGTGATCTCGACCCCGCCGTCATCTTCCATTTGGCGCGTGTCGGCGGAATGTCCGTCGACGAGACCGACACTCTCCTCAACAAGGAGAGCGGATTGGTCGGACTGTGCGGCGACAACGACATGCGGGAAATCCGGCGCCGGGTCGACGAGGGCGACGAGGAGGCACGGCTCGCCTTCGACATCTACGTCCACCGGCTGAAGAAGTACATCGGCGCCTACAACGCCGTGCTGGGCCGGGTGGACGCGATCGCCTTCACGGCCGGGGTGGGCGAGAACTCGGCCCCGGTGCGCGAGGCAGCCGTGGCGGGTCTGGAGGAACTGGGCCTGGCGGTGGACGGCGACCTGAACGCCGTCCGCAGCGGCGAACCGCGGCTGATCTCGCCCCCGGGGACCCGGGTGGCGGTCGCCGTGGTGCCCACCGACGAGGAATTGGAGATCGCCACACAGACCTATGCACTGGTCGCAGGGACCGGCTGA
- the pta gene encoding phosphate acetyltransferase: protein MTRSVYVTGIDRGDGRQVVELGVMELLTRQVDRVGVFRPLVHDGPDRLFELLRARYRLSQDPATVNGLHYEEASALQAERGTDELVSALVDRFHTVARDYEVVLVLGSDFADTQVPDELSLNARLANEFGASVIPVVGGRRQSAESVRAEARNAFRAYDGLGCDVLAMVVNRVAGEDRDGIAERLGSRLPVPCYVLPDDSALSAPTVAQIAQVLGARVVLGDDSGLARDALDFVFGGAMLPNLLKALTPGCVVVTPGDRADLVVGSLAAHSAGNPPIAGVLLTLNEVPGDEILTLADRLAPGTPVLAVTGNSFTTASRLFTLEGKLNASTPRKAERALGLFERYVDTAELLKRVSAPSSDRLTPMMFEHQLLEQARTDRRRVVLPEGTEERVLHAAEVLLRRDVCDLTLLGPVDQIRKKAADLGIDLGGSELIDPAGSELREAFAEKYAKLRAHRGVTVEVAYDVVADVNYFGTLMVEEGLADGMVSGSVHSTAATIRPAFEIIKTRPDAKIVSSVFFMCLADKVLVYGDCAVNPAPDAEQLADIALQSATTARQFGVEPRVAMLSYSTGTSGSGADVDKVREATELVRLRAPELKIEGPIPYDAAVEPTVAATKLPGSEVAGQASVLIFPDLNTGNNTYKAVQRSAGAIAVGPVLQGLRKPVNDLSRGALVQDIVNTVAITAIQAQSPHEKAPAQ from the coding sequence GTGACGCGCAGCGTGTATGTGACCGGGATCGACCGCGGCGACGGCCGCCAGGTCGTCGAGCTGGGAGTCATGGAACTCCTGACCCGGCAGGTCGACCGGGTGGGCGTCTTCCGCCCGCTCGTCCATGACGGCCCCGACCGTCTCTTCGAGCTGCTGCGCGCCCGCTACCGGCTGTCCCAGGACCCGGCGACCGTGAACGGCCTGCACTACGAGGAGGCGTCCGCGCTCCAGGCCGAGCGGGGCACCGACGAACTGGTGTCGGCCCTCGTCGACCGGTTCCACACGGTGGCCCGTGACTACGAGGTCGTCCTCGTCCTCGGCTCCGACTTCGCCGACACCCAGGTCCCGGACGAGTTGTCCCTCAACGCGCGGCTCGCCAACGAGTTCGGGGCCTCCGTGATCCCGGTCGTCGGCGGGCGCCGGCAGAGCGCCGAGTCGGTGCGTGCCGAGGCGCGCAACGCCTTCCGCGCCTACGACGGACTGGGCTGCGACGTGCTCGCCATGGTCGTCAACCGGGTGGCCGGGGAGGACCGGGACGGGATAGCCGAGCGGCTCGGCTCCCGGCTGCCCGTGCCGTGCTACGTCCTTCCCGACGACTCCGCGCTGTCGGCCCCGACGGTCGCCCAGATCGCCCAGGTCCTCGGTGCCCGGGTCGTTCTCGGCGACGACTCGGGGCTGGCGCGTGACGCCCTCGACTTCGTCTTCGGCGGCGCGATGCTGCCGAACCTCCTCAAGGCCCTGACCCCGGGGTGCGTCGTGGTGACGCCGGGCGACCGCGCCGATCTGGTGGTCGGCTCGCTGGCCGCGCACAGCGCCGGGAACCCGCCGATCGCCGGCGTGCTGCTCACCCTGAACGAGGTGCCCGGCGACGAGATCCTCACCCTCGCCGACCGCCTCGCCCCGGGCACCCCGGTGCTCGCGGTGACCGGCAACAGCTTCACCACCGCCTCCCGGCTCTTCACCCTGGAGGGCAAGCTCAACGCGTCCACCCCGCGCAAGGCGGAGCGGGCGCTCGGGCTCTTCGAGCGGTATGTCGACACCGCCGAGCTGCTCAAGCGGGTGTCCGCGCCGAGCAGTGACCGGCTCACCCCGATGATGTTCGAGCACCAGCTGCTGGAGCAGGCCCGCACCGACCGCCGCCGGGTGGTGCTCCCGGAGGGCACCGAGGAGCGGGTGCTGCACGCCGCCGAGGTGCTGCTGCGCCGGGACGTCTGCGATCTGACCCTGCTCGGGCCCGTGGACCAGATCCGCAAGAAGGCCGCCGACCTCGGCATCGACCTCGGCGGCTCGGAGCTGATCGACCCGGCCGGCTCCGAACTGCGTGAAGCCTTCGCCGAGAAGTACGCCAAGCTGCGCGCCCACCGGGGCGTCACGGTCGAGGTGGCGTACGACGTGGTCGCCGATGTGAACTACTTCGGCACCCTCATGGTGGAGGAGGGGCTCGCCGACGGCATGGTGTCCGGGTCCGTGCACTCCACGGCCGCCACCATCCGGCCCGCCTTCGAGATCATCAAGACCCGGCCCGACGCGAAGATCGTCAGCTCGGTCTTCTTCATGTGCCTCGCCGACAAGGTGCTGGTCTACGGCGACTGCGCGGTGAACCCCGCCCCGGACGCCGAGCAGCTCGCCGACATCGCCCTCCAGTCGGCCACCACCGCACGGCAGTTCGGGGTGGAGCCGAGGGTGGCGATGCTGTCGTACTCCACCGGCACCTCCGGCTCGGGCGCCGATGTGGACAAGGTGCGCGAGGCCACCGAGCTGGTGCGGCTGCGCGCACCCGAGCTCAAGATCGAGGGCCCGATCCCGTACGACGCCGCCGTCGAGCCCACCGTCGCGGCGACCAAGCTGCCGGGCTCGGAGGTCGCCGGGCAGGCGTCCGTGCTGATCTTCCCGGACCTGAACACCGGCAACAACACCTACAAGGCCGTGCAGCGCTCGGCCGGTGCGATCGCCGTCGGCCCGGTGCTGCAGGGCCTGCGCAAGCCCGTCAACGACCTGTCCCGGGGCGCTCTGGTCCAGGACATCGTCAACACGGTGGCCATCACCGCGATCCAGGCCCAGAGCCCCCACGAGAAGGCGCCCGCCCAGTGA